From a region of the Arachis ipaensis cultivar K30076 chromosome B09, Araip1.1, whole genome shotgun sequence genome:
- the LOC107617154 gene encoding LOW QUALITY PROTEIN: protein argonaute 10-like (The sequence of the model RefSeq protein was modified relative to this genomic sequence to represent the inferred CDS: inserted 2 bases in 1 codon; substituted 2 bases at 2 genomic stop codons) — protein sequence MPVRQMKESSEQHIVIKPHSQNHMNKAPKAAQNGKGPPPPPPQENHQQHNNNHHHHNHQSSPQPRNKGRRRGRGGRKSDQGEILMRPSCRPCTAGAAPPPVTANGINSNNVENGCKISGGDGGNITDMGFPTSSKSLSFARRPGYGQVGTKCIVKANHFFAELPDKDLNQYDVTISPEVSSRAVNRSIIAELVRLYKESDLGMRLPAYDGRKSLYTAGQLPFAWREFKIKLLDDNDDGVNGPKREREYRVVIKFVARANLHHLGQFLAGKRADAPQEALQILDIVLRELSTKRYCPIGRSFFSPDIRTPQRLGEGLESWCGFYQSIRPTQMGLSLNIDMASAAFIEPLPVVEFVGQLIXAXLDKAYYLSLILVKIKKALRGVKVEVTHRGSVRRKYRVSGLTSQPTRELVFPVDENSTMKSVVEYFQEMYGFTIQYTHLPCLQVGNQKKANYLPMEACKIVEGQRYTKRLNEKQITALLKVTCQRPRDRENDILRTVQHNSYNEDPYAKEFGLKISEKLASVEARILPAPWLKYHESGKEKNCLPQVGQWNMMNKKMINGMTVSRWACINFSRSVQDSVARTFCHELAQMCQVSGMEFNPEPVIPIYNAKPEQVEKALKHVYYXDYSTRINERLLFGTCINPYLFSGDLKRICETDLGLISQCCLTKHVFKITKQYLANVSLKINVKMGGRNTVLLDAVSCRIPLVSDIPTIIFGADVTHPENGEDSSPSIAAVVASQDWPEVTKYAGLVCAQAHRQELIQDLYKTWHDPVRGTVSGGMIRDLLVSFRKATGQKPLRIIFYRDGVSEGQFYQVLLYELDAIRKACASLEPNYQPPVTFIVVQKRHHTRLFANNHRDRSSTDKSGNIMPGTVVDSKICHPTEFDFYLCSHAGIQGTSRPAHYHVLWDENNFTADGIQSLTNNLCYTYARCTRSVSVVPPAYYAHLAAFRARFYMEPDMQENDSTGGGNSGGRGGSKGTRATGECGVKPLPALKENVKRVMFYC from the exons ATGCCAGTGAGGCAGATGAAAGAAAGCTCTGAGCAACACATTGTGATTAAACCCCATTCTCAGAACCACATGAATAAGGCACCAAAAGCTGCACAAAATGGAAAaggaccaccaccaccaccaccacaagaGAACCACCAGCAgcacaacaacaaccaccaccaccacaaccaccagTCATCACCTCAACCAAGAAACAAAGGGAGAAGAAGGGGCAGAGGTGGGAGAAAATCTGATCAAGGAGAGATTTTGATGAGACCAAGTTGCAGGCCCTGCACTGCTGGTGCTGCTCCTCCTCCTGTGACAGCAAATGGGATTAATAGTAATAATGTTGAGAATGGCTGCAAGAtcagtggtggtgatggtggtaaCATAACAGACATGGGTTTTCCCACTTCAAGCAAATCCTTGAGCTTTGCTCGCAGGCCTGGCTATGGACAAGTTGGGACAAAATGCATTGTCAAGGCTAATCACTTCTTTGCTGAGCTACCGGACAAGGACTTGAACCAATATGAT GTAACAATTAGCCCAGAAGTGAGTTCAAGAGCAGTAAATCGGTCCATAATAGCAGAACTTGTGAGGCTTTACAAAGAGTCTGATTTGGGGATGAGGCTTCCTGCTTATGATGGCAGGAAAAGTCTGTACACTGCTGGCCAGCTTCCCTTTGCCTGGAGAGAATTTAAGATAAAGCTtcttgatgataatgatgatggagTTAATGGCCCCAA AAGGGAAAGGGAATATAGGGTGGTGATCAAGTTTGTTGCTCGTGCAAACTTGCATCACTTGGGCCAGTTTCTAGCCGGCAAGCGAGCTGATGCACCACAGGAGGCACTTCAGATTCTTGATATTGTACTGAGAGAGCTATCAACTAAGAG GTACTGCCCCATTGGGAGGTCCTTCTTTTCACCTGATATTAGAACACCTCAACGGCTTGGAGAGGGGTTGGAATCATGGTGTGGATTCTACCAGAGCATAAGGCCTACTCAGATGGGCCTTTCCCTCAATATTG ACATGGCTTCTGCTGCATTCATTGAGCCTCTTCCAGTAGTAGAATTTGTTGGCCAACTGATATAGGCATAGCTTGATAAGGCTTACTATTTGTCATTAATATTGGTGA AGATTAAGAAAGCCCTTAGAGGAGTTAAGGTTGAAGTAACACACAGAGGAAGTGTAAGAAGGAAATATCGCGTTTCAGGATTGACTTCTCAACCAACAAGAGAACTTGT GTTCCCTGTTGATGAGAACTCAACTATGAAGTCAGTGGTTGAATACTTTCAAGAGATGTATGGTTTCACTATTCAATACACTCACCTTCCTTGCCTTCAAGTAGGAAACCAAAAGAAGGCAAACTACTTACCCATGGAG GCCTGTAAAATTGTGGAGGGGCAAAGGTATACAAAAAGATTGAATGAGAAGCAAATTACTGCACTGCTCAAAGTTACTTGCCAGAGACCACGCGATCGCGAAAATGACATCTTACGG ACGGTGCAACATAATTCTTATAATGAAGATCCTTATGCAAAGGAATTTGGTCTTAAAATCAGTGAAAAGCTAGCTTCTGTTGAAGCACGAATTCTTCCTGCCCCTTGG CTTAAATACCATGAAAGTGGGAAAGAAAAGAACTGTTTACCCCAAGTTGGTCAGTGGAACATGATGAACAAG AAAATGATTAATGGAATGACTGTTAGCCGGTGGGCGTGCATTAACTTTTCGCGGAGTGtgcaagatagtgttgctcgcaCATTTTGTCATGAGCTTGCTCAAATGTGTCAAGTGTCTGGCATG GAATTCAATCCAGAGCCTGTCATTCCCATCTACAATGCCAAGCCAGAGCAGGTAGAGAAAGCTTTAAAGCATGTTTATTA TGATTATTCTACAAGAATTAATGAAAGGTTGCTATTTGGTACTTGTATTAATCCTTATTTATTTTCAGGTGATCTCAAGCGTATTTGTGAAACTGACCTTGGTTTAATTTCACAATGCTGTCTGACAAAACATGTCTTCAAGATCACCAAACAGTACTTGGCAAATGTATCTCTAAAGATCAATGTTAAG ATGGGAGGTAGAAACACTGTTCTTCTAGATGCTGTAAGCTGCAGAATACCGTTGGTTAGTGACATACCAACCATAATATTCGGAGCAGATGTTACTCACCCTGAAAATGGAGAAGACTCTAGCCCTTCAATAGCTGCT GTAGTAGCATCCCAGGACTGGCCTGAAGTGACAAAATATGCTGGTTTAGTGTGTGCTCAAGCTCATAGACAGGAGCTTATACAAGATTTGTACAAAACTTGGCACGATCCTGTTCGTGGCACAGTCAGCGGTGGCATGATCCG AGATTTGTTGGTTTCGTTTAGAAAGGCGACAGGGCAAAAGCCACTAAGGATTATATTTTACAG GGATGGTGTAAGTGAAGGACAATTTTACCAAGTTCTCCTTTATGAATTAGATGCAATCCGGAAG GCATGTGCTTCCTTAGAACCAAACTATCAGCCTCCGGTAACTTTCATAGTTGTACAAAAACGACATCATACACGGTTATTCGCTAACAACCACCGGGACAGGAGCAGTACAGATAAGAGTGGGAATATAATGCCTG GAACTGTTGTTGATTCTAAAATATGCCATCCAACAGAATTTGATTTCTATCTATGCAGTCATGCTGGCATTCAG GGTACAAGTAGGCCTGCCCATTATCATGTTCTGTGGGATGAAAACAACTTCACAGCAGATGGAATTCAATCTTTGACAAACAATCTGTGTTACACATATGCTAGATGTACTCGATCTGTATCAGTTG TTCCTCCAGCATATTATGCACATTTAGCAGCATTTAGAGCACGTTTCTATATGGAGCCAGATATGCAAGAGAATGACTCTACAGGTGGTGGTAACAGTGGCGGTCGTGGAGGGTCGAAGGGAACTCGAGCAACCGGAGAGTGTGGTGTGAAGCCACTGCCAGCCTTGAAAGAGAATGTGAAGAGAGTAATGTTTTACTGTTGA